One part of the Phoenix dactylifera cultivar Barhee BC4 chromosome 4, palm_55x_up_171113_PBpolish2nd_filt_p, whole genome shotgun sequence genome encodes these proteins:
- the LOC103723462 gene encoding peptide deformylase 1B, chloroplastic-like has translation MYRTDGIGLSAPQVGINVQLMVFNPAGERGEGEEIVLVNPVVYKTSKRSILYNEGCLSFPGIYADIERPASVKVDARDITGGRFKVNLSGLPARVFQHEFDHLQGTLFFDRMTEDVLESIHSEMKALEKKYESRTGLPSPESIDK, from the exons AACTGATGGCATTGGACTCTCAGCACCCCAAGTTGGAATCAACGTTCAACTTATGGTATTCAATCCTGCTGGTGAACGTGGTGAAGGAGAGGAAATTGTTCTTGTGAACCCGGTAGTCTACAAAACCTCAAAAAGGTCTATCCTTTACAATGAGGGTTGCTTATCATTTCCAGGAATCTATGCAGATATAGAG AGACCTGCGTCTGTCAAGGTTGATGCTCGAGATATAACAGGTGGAAGGTTTAAAGTTAACCTGTCTGGTCTTCCTGCACGTGTTTTCCAGCATGAATTCGATCATTTGCAG GGAACTCTGTTTTTTGATAGGATGACTGAAGATGTTCTTGAAAGCATTCATTCAGAGATGAAG GCACTAGAAAAGAAATATGAAAGCAGAACTGGACTGCCAAGCCCCGAAAGCATTGACAAATAG